CCAGCTAGCTGGAATCGATCAGGTGGTTGATGGTTCGCGTTTTCAGACAAGCCGGCCGATGAGCAAGCGTGTTGGTACGTTGCGTAGCTCCCGAAATCGCTCGTGACCTCCCTGCCTTTTCGCCCAAAACATGGGTGCACATCCGCGCGCCTGCCTATCTTAGCTCGACAAATCAATTACTCCGACGAACGAATGAATGAATCtctcatcttcatcttcttctaccCCTAGCCTGGCCCTTCTTTCCTTCCTCCATTAGCTTTCTTCCTGAGTGACGCATGCAAATTGCAACCAGTTATTATAGATCGAGTAGCCGCACAAACAAATCAATCTGTCGTGCACTGCATTGTGTCCGTCCACTACGAATTCCGTCGACTTTCTCGATCGGCACCGGCTTTTCGATTAGTTCCTCCTTTTGATTCCTTCTGTACCCAATGCTTTTTCAGCATCTCCTTCCCTTTCCGCAGCACTAGGGATTGATCTATCGTCGCTACCACTAGTGACTCCCTCCCTCCCAATTTGGTGCTCAATTGTGGGCACTGCACACACATTCTTTAGTGGGAAGAGGGAAGGGAAAGGGGAGGGAAAGAGTATCCTCCGTAGCTTCTCCGATCATCTGTCCATAGCCCGGTCTATATAAGCAGCGTTGCTTCTCCCATCACTCCTGCCTGTCCCTGTCCCCCTCTCCAGCTCTCCTCCTCTTGTCCTCCGCATGTAACCATCTGGCTCCGATCGATCGGCTGGGACAAGAAGCAACCAGCTTCAATCCCCGACCCAAGATCGGCCTGATCAGAGTGGATTGTGGTATATAGGCGGTGGCGTGGACATGGTGAAGTTCTCGCGGGAGTACGAGGCCAGCATCATCCCGGAGTGGAAGGGCGCCTTCGTCGACTACAAGTGCCTCAAGAAGCTCGTCAAGAAGATCAAGGTCGCACGGCGCGAGGCAGACGACGACAGCAGCGCGGGAGGCTCCTCGCCGGAGACCGCCGCCCTCGCCGCGGGCGTCGAGAGCGTCGGCTATGGCGCTGGCTTCTCCATGCTCGACCCCGTCCGCGCACTCGCCGCCCGGTTCGGGCCCCGGGTGCAGGCCTCCACGGTGCGTCAGGGGATACGATACGAATAGATACGCTGAGTTGGTCGTCATCCGTCTTGGCTGGCTACGTGCGTGCACGGTACTCATCGATCGATGTGCATTCTGGATTGcaggatgacgaggagagcggggATTCCAGGGAGCTGGTGCGATCCACGGACAAGCATGTAAGCTTatgcgtgcgtgcatgcattcATTCATCCGTCGGTGCATCTGTGGCTGAATTACTCATCTTTATTGACCGCGAAAGTAACTGATGTTTTTGTATGTGTGTCTGATGTGTGCAGGAGCGGGAGTTCTTGGAGAAGGCGGACgaggagctggagaaggtgaaCACCTTCTACGCGGCGCAGGAGGGGGAGCTGCTCGGCCGCGGCGAGGCGCTCATCGACCAGCTCCGCATCCTCGCCGACGTCAAGCGCATCCTCGCCGACCACGCCGCCACCCGCCGCGCACGGGGCTCCCTCCTCGGCCGCAGCCGCTCCATGCCGCCGGTGGCGCCGCCATCCCCGGCGCTCAGCAACTCCGGACGCTACCTCCTCTCCGGCCTCGCCACGCCGCAGTCCATGTCAGGTAGGTGTCCATACTCCAGACTCCAGAGCACAGACCGGTGCGCGCGCACGCACGTCGTCCGTTGGTGTCGACGTACGACACCCAACCAACCCACGTCACGTCCCCGCACAGAGTAAAGTCTATTGTAAACCTTAAGCTCGTATGCTTCGTCGGTTTTAAACCTCAATCTCTAAATCCCTAAAATCGACACCCCCAATCTCTAATCCCGATGGTTAAGCACCTTAATTCCGTTTCAGGGGAGGATTGGGTGACGTGGCACAGTGGGAGGCTGGGTTTGCCCCACTCTCTGTCTCTCTGTTTGATGCATGGCGGGAGGCTGGAATGATTTTTTTGCTGGTTTAGTTGCAGGGCTGCTGTTAAGTTAGAGCCAGAAGACATATTTGTTTTATTTGATCGAACAAATTTGACAGCAATTTGCTGTTAGTTGCAGGGCTGCTGTATAAGCTCTCAAATTTGACAGCAAATTGACATCAACATATAAAGTACTCCAACATATATAACAGGAATTTCATTTCCAAAAATCACAACTCCCAAACATCATTCATTACTTAACATGGTTTGTAACTGAAATCAAAAGGCAACCACATGTACCAAAAGACATTACCACTTGCAATAACAAATGCAATTACTGAAGATCTTATCCAACAATTGGAAAACATCTTTAGTAATTGCCACTTGCATAGAAGTAATCCCCCCATGCTCCACCAATTACTCCTCTTCCACTTCCTCTCCATGTTCCTCTTCCAGTCCCTCTCCCTGATGCTCTtcatgttcctctcccagcaaatGTGCTTCCCTCAGGGTTAGTGCTTCTTGTCATTCTAGGAGGTTTGAACCTTGATGTTTCAGCTTGAGAACTAGCAGGGATTGTACTTCTTGGAACTTGAGAGCTTGCTGGAGGTGTAGACCTTGATGCATCAGTCTGTGCTTGCTGCAGAACAAAATATTCACGGTCTGAACCTTGATGCATCAGTCACTCGTCATCAAATCTGAAACTGTTCTTCACGGGGCCACTTATCACTTGAAATCTAATGCAGAATCAGTACTAAAATCTATTACAGAATCAATACTAAAATCTATTGCAGAATCAATAACCTGACATTGAGTAACTGCAGAATCAGTACTAAAATCAGTACAAAAATGTACTGCAGAATCAGTAAAAAAACGCCACCTTTTGCCCCTGTAAAACCATGGCAGGTATTGGTTCATGAATGTGTAACTGCAGACTACAGAATCAGTAGAAAAACACCACTTTTTGCCCCTGTATTGCAGAACCAGTACAAAGTGTATTGCTATCAAAAAGGAGAGATACTACTATCCATGACAGGTATTGGTTCATGAATAAGTATTTGCCCCCAAATCGTTACATTCAAGAGGCCACAAATCGCGCAAAAAACGCCTGTTTTTGCCCAtgtaaaaccctaaacctaactcagggcaggaagaaaagaagaccCCGGATCAATCACAGGCGAAGAGGATGACTCACCGGTTCAATTGCCGCCGGCGTGGTCGTCAAAGCTCGTTGCGATCATCCACCCAGGGTCGCCATTGCCGCCGCCGGGGGAAGTTGCTACGTCgggagaggaggggaaggggtgAAGTGAGCGACGAGCGATGCGAGTTGTTTTTTTTTAGGGAAGCGGTGCGAGCTGGTCTGGCTCAACCAGCGACCGAGCGGGACCCAAAAAAGCTCGCTGACTCACCAATCCCGGCCTTCCTCTGTTTGGATACGGCAGCAAGGGCAAAAACCACCGGGATTAGGGAGTTGGGGGTGCCGATTTCAGGGATTTGGAGGTTGGGGTTTAAAACCGACGAAGCATAAAAGCTCAAGGTTTACAATAGACTTTACTCCCCGGCACATGAACCCCACCACCGGCCTCCCGATCGATCATCCTTTACGCGTGTGCATGGCAGTATGGCACGTGAGCACCACCTCCATCGATCGGACATCGGAGGCTATGACACTGACACGGATGGGCATGGCACGGTGCAGATGGCAGCGTGGAGCAGCAGCAGGCGCAGATGACGGAGGGCGCGGCGGTGGCCGACGAGGTGATGGCGGCGTTGGAGCGCAACGGCGTCAGCTTCGTGCGGCTGCCGGGGAAGAAGGACGCCAAGAAAGACGGAGGCAACAGGAGGCTGCAGCTGCCGTCGACGGTGAGGATCGACATCCCGGCGAGCAACCCGGGCCGGGCGGCGCTCAAGGTGTGGGAGGAGCTGGTGAACGTGCTGCGCAAGGACGGCgccgaccccgccgccgccttcgTCCACCGCAAGAAGGTGCAGCACGCCGAGAAGAACATCCGCGACGCATTCATGGCGCTCTACCGCGGCCTCGAGCTGCTCAAGAAGTTCAGGTGCGCACTCCGGCCGCAATCGCCGTGCATTCAGTTGATTGATTTTGTTTGCTTTCTCCGTGAGAATTGTGACATCTCTACGATGGTGAGGGCTAACGGATTTCTTGTGCCTTTTCTGTTGCTTGCATGGATGGATGGGTGCAGTTCTCTGAATGTAAAGGCCTTCACTAAGATTCTCAAGAAATTCGTCAAGGTACGTACGTCATAATTAACATAACAACTTTGCTAAAGCACGATATGTGCACCTACTTTGCAAAACGGATGGACGGGAGAATATACTGTTAGTATCAGCTATAACCAAATAGCACACACAGCTAGTGATCTCTGATCTGTGTGGTCGTCCCAGACAATTGACATACTACTGCAATTTGCACTAACTAACAAAAAAACTGGTGATAAAATTGACATAAACATGAACACCAAATGTATTTACATTTCGATGTCGGCGATTGACACGAAATATGCTCTCAGGTATCGGAGCAACAGCGTGCGACGGAACTTTTCTCGCAGGAGGTGAAGAGATCGTCGTTCAGCACGTCTGACAAGGTATCATCATCTTACAGTTCAACGTTTTTGAAGTACACTTCAACATCATCTACAACCTGTGCAGCACAAAGAACTCAAGCGAGTGAACAATACTGTGAATGATACTCTGGGCAGGTTCTTCAGCTCTCGGACGAGGTCGAGTCACTCTTCCTGAAGCATTTCGCTGGTAATGATAGGATGGTGGCGATGAAGTACCTCAACCCGCAGCAGCCCAAGAACACCCACATGATCACCTTCCTCGTAGGTAGGCGCGCAGAGTTCATACATCAGATTCACCTACCTAATACCATCAGATTCAGATAATGGTAAAAAACATTTAAAATTCTAACTTTACAGTTATCTTGTTCCGTGTTAAATTTCAGGCTTGTTCACGGGCACATTTGTGAGTCTGTTCATCATATACGCCATCTTGGCCCATGTTTCCGGCATTTTTGCCTCCGCCGGAAACACGGCCTACATGGAAGTAGTCTATCATGTCTTCAGGTAACCTCTCAAACCAAGGGTTCAGACCATATAGAAGAGCTCTGTTCTTGGCATGAATTCAGTATTCTTCTTTACCTCGACATGACCGTAGATGTTCGTTCCTTTGCTCGTCTGCAGCATGTTCGCGCTCATCAGCCTGCACTGCTTCCTCTACGGATGCAACCTGTTCATGTGGAAGAGCACCCGGATCAACCAGAACTTCATATTCGACTTCGCGCCCGACACCGCCCTCACGCACCGGGACGCCTTCCTCATGTCCGCCTCCATCATGTGCACCGTCGTCGCAGCGCTGGTCATCAACCTCTTCCTCAGGAATGCCGGCGCGTCCTACGCCAACGCCGTGCCCGGGGGCCTCATAGTGGTAAGAAACACAGGCTATCTATTTGGagcaaaaattgattgctaaggCTATGTTGCAACTGATGTCAGTTCTCAAAATACGGAATCTGAATCTACCTGTTTCAGTTGTCGGCCGGACTTTTATTCTACCCGTTCAACGTGTTCTACCGCTCGACGCGTTACTGCTTCATGCGCATTATGCGCAACATCATATTCTCGCCATTCTACAAAGTAAGGAGACTTCTACAGTTTTCGATCCACGAAACAATTGTGAACATATGTTTGATGGTAAGCCTGCCTTGTGATTCAGGTTCTGATGGCTGATTTCTTCATGGCTGATCAGCTAACTAGCCAGGTAATGGTCACAATCACAAGGTTATACTACAACCGAGTAGCCTTAAAATGCAAGTCCTCATGAGTAAAACTTGCCCATGTTCCAGATTCCATTGTTAAGACACATGGAGTTTGCAGCGTGCTACTTCATGGCAGGAAGCTTTAGGGCTAACCCATATGAGAACTGTACTAACAGCCAGCAATACAAACACCTGGCCTATTTCATCTCTTTTCTCCCTTACTATTGGAGAGCTATGCAGGTACAAATCAAATCCATAAACGCACAACAGTAAGATCTCAGGTTGTCAAAATCAGTTTCAAACTGAACTTTTTGGCCATTTTTTCTTTTCAAGTGTTTAAGAAGGTACATAGAGGAACATGACGTTAATCAGCTCGCCAACGCCGGGAAGTACGTGTCGGCGATGGTGGCGGCTGCCGTCAGATTCAAGTACAATGTTACACCGACGCCATTCTGGATGTGGATGGTCCTCATCTCATCCGCAGGCGCCACCGTCTACCAGCTCTACTGGGACTTTGTGAAGGATTGGGGCTTTTTCACTCCCAAATCTAAGAACCTATGGCTCCGGGATGATCTCATCCTGAAGAACAAGTTTACCTACTACGTTTCCATGGTATTGTACTTTGTTCAACTGATTTATACTACAGCATTAATACAGAAAATGACCAGATTTATGATTACTAATTCTTTCACAAATCCAGATGCTAAACCTAGTGCTTCGGCTAGCATGGACTGAAAGTGTAATGAAGATCCGTGTTAGCAAAAACGAGACCCGCCTACTTGATTTCTCCCTTGCCTCCATGGAAATAATACGACGGGGACACTGGAATTTCTACAGGTATTTGAGATTAGTATAAAGCACGAATTTATCTTCAGTTTGACATTTTGGTTATAACTCGGGTATATGGTTGACTGGATTGCAGGCTGGAGAACGAACACTTGAACAACGTTGGCAAGTTCAGAGCAGTGAAGACTGTCCCATTGCCATTTCGTGAACTCGAAACGGATTGATGATTAAGACGGAGAGAAGAGTGTAACAGCGTGCGCCCGATACCAACGGATCGGCGATCGCCCCCATCCTCCAAGTCGGTCCATGCAAACGCGCCGGCAGGGCAGCCATTGCGCAGACTAGCTCCGGTGATTCCTCCCTGTGCAAGTAGCCCGCTCGTGGTGCGCCTGGCACACGCGGTGCAGCTGGGGACGCGAAGCTTGGAGGCAGCGTCCGTGGCGTCCCAGCCACAGGAGGTGCTAGCACTGAAGTCAGGAAAGCATTGCACACTGATAGCAGTAGATTGTTCGACAGCAATTAGTGCAAACCACTAATACGAGGATCAATTGATATACCATCCAATGTGGTGGTAATGGATTGAAGTACGGGTATAATCAAAAGACAGAAATACAGCGAACTAAAGAAGAAAAGAGGGATAAATGCATCATAGTTTTGATGTCCTGAAGGGGAATCCCACACAGACAAACAATAACAGAAAGTGTAAAACGAAAATAACTGATGTTCATAGCAAGCAAGACTGTAAAAACAGAACTCTACAGATTGTTTTACAAAAGGCATACCTTGCCAGGCTGTGCAACATCTGAAAAGAGCGAAAAAAAACATGCCGACTAGCATTAGTTTCTCTGCCGGGTAATCACATTGGTCCACTTTTTGACCATGTTGACAACGTTGCTACCATAGACCAACCAAGTCTACAAGTAATGGTCTTCGTCAAGACAGCCCACACAAAGCAGAAGTCATTTAGCAATAAAAAAGGAAGTTGTGGTGAGATCTCACCGGACACCGGTCCAACAATATCTCACGTGAGACACGGTCGTTCCGGTGGCAGCTCCGAGGTACAGCACACGAGTTCCAGGAACCCAAAACAGCAACCACGAGGTCAAATACAACAATTGTTCTGATCTGAACTACAGCCTTGACAAGCAAGGTTTGCAAACCATTCAGAACGCAAGCTAATGCACAAAACAACTTGCAATCCAGATGTTGTCAACaccaccgaccacggcagaaacGAGCTTAGGTCTGAACCGATTCCACGCCATGTACTCAACCTTGGACCTGTCCTCGTTCTATACAATACCAAAATAGTAGTAATGAACACCATTCCACATGTGGTAGAACTAGAAGCATAACACCAAGCATTAGCACCCAAAATGCATCAAATAGTAATGAACATCATTTCCCGTGTGCAAGAAGCATAATCGAGTAGTATAATCTAACAACAGAACCCAATGAAAATGACAAAGAAGTAATGATCCCACTGAATTCATCTAGTTAAACATTTCCTTAACCATGCCATACCAACATTAGCAGTAAAACTAAAAATATGCGTCGAACTACATAAGCACGCAAGCCAAACCGATAGAGCAGCAAGCACAGACCAGGACAGATGCGCATCTCACCATAGAGGGATCATCTTGATCGCAAGGAGGACACAGCACGGCGGGCAAGGCGGCCTATTGTCCAGCACCGTCTGGCAGACACCAACCaagaatttattttattttacttcaACAGCACCGGGCAGGCAGCAGCCCCAAATCAGATGGTGAGGGTACTCGACCTGACCGGTGAAGAAGGATACAACACAAGGAAAAATGATCTACGTAGAACGTACCACATCATAGTTGCGCTCTTTGACAGTGTCACAAACTCCTCAACATCAGTTTCAGTCTGAGTGCAGGACATATTATCACTTATCAGCATGAACTAATGAATCCACGCTACCTAGCATCTCCAAAGACAAATTTGAAGCAAATACTGCAGAATTCCTGACCAATCCATGTCTAGCCACAGCATTTTAGCGCCtgcagcaacagaaaatgaataaATCTAGAGCCACTTCAAAATTCTGCCCCGAACTCTGCCACGATCCGGTCCAGCGGATATGGGACGAGAGGAGGGGAATTTCTGAACCGATACCTGCCTGAGCGCGTCGGCGTCGAAGCGGGAGTCTAGGAGGGCCGCAACCGAGGCGTCGTCGGTCGGTCGGGGTGCTCGCCGCAGAGGTGCGCGTCGCTGCCCATCCGCCCCACCGCGCACGACGCCGCCGCGGCTGAAGGTCGCCTGTAAAACGAGCATCCTCGCTACTCTAGCGTGCCCCAACTCTGCCCGTTCGAGGCGGCGAGGCTGGGAGTGGGAGGCGCGGCGGTCGACGGCGGCGGAGACAGAGGTGGGAGAAGAGGGAGGCGAATGAAGAAGACGGCAACGGTTATCTACAACCTGGGCCGGCATGGATTATGATCTCATGGGCTGGTCCGGCCCGGTAACTACATGGGCCATGCCACAGCGATTTGTTGGGTTGTACATGAGGAAAAGTAGGGCCGAAATAACTATTTTGACCTTGGGGACGACATTCGTCACACACTGAACTCGGCACGAAAAAATTTCACGATTTAACCCTTTTGGCAACGCCACACACTGCGGGTTGCCAATGTGCATAGAAACGTCGAACCCGTATGCGTTGCTGACCTGGCCCACTGCCAGACCGAGCATGCGTTGCGTGGTGACGTGGCAGGCCAGAAACGCTGAACCCGTATGCGTTTCCAGCAACGTCAGTGCCTTTGGCGTTTCTCAGGTGGATCAAATACCGCCCGGGGCCACGGGTAGGACTCATCCCACTCGcaaccccttcttcttcctcacatgGCAGAAGAACTGCCCCTCGCCCCTCTCTCCTTCTTCAACAAATCCAACCTTGATCTTTCATTTTTATCATAAAAAACAGTAGATCAAACCGTCCCCAAGTTGCTTGACGTATTCTCCTTCTATTCCTCCAATTATTTTCAGTCAAGATTGATTATTGTAGATGCATTTTTTCAATCAAGATTAGTGTAGATCCATTTTTTGAGTCAAGATTTATGTCGAAGAATATACTGCTTGTGTTAAAAGTAGTTGTTTGTGATTTGTTTGTAATGTAGTATAGGATGTAGATATAGAAAAAATGTATTATGTTGAATCCTAATATTATTTATTGGTAAATTTATTATGTAGGATGTTTGAGCCGGATAAATATCCAAGCCTTGATGATTTTTACGAGCAGAAGCATCGTAATGTGCTAGTGGAAATAGGGGGAGGTAATTATGCATCTACGTTGTTTGATTTGACAAGTTGAGAGAAGTTTCAAAATTATGCGTTTATTTTAGGTTCCACCAATTCTTCGGTTGAGGGGGCACAACCCGCGTGAATCTCTTTTATATGACTGTCGTTACGAGCCTTATTAtagaagaatggatcttcttcaatttgtgctcaactttaaagACACACCACCATGGCTGAACTCGACGGCCATTACCACCCTTACGGACCGTTGGAGGTCGGAGATGCACTCTTTTCACCTTGCTCTTGGTGAGATGACCATCACTTTGGAGGATATTGTGATGATCTTCGAGCTACCGATCGAGGGAAGGGCTACACATGCGGAGTTAATATCCTTGCAAAGATCCTTGTTCTTACAAGCCCTGTAAAAGTTTGCAACGAAGTGCCTCATACACCATCGGTGGTGAAGCCTCGCATGCCCTGGAATGTGAATATCCACGTCCTTCAACATGCCTTGGTGCCAATCggatatgatgcatacctcccTATTCGTAGGAATGACCGTCGTCCTCACAAGTCTCATGAATCATTCCCAGTTGTCTTGGTTCTCCACGGAGACCAAAGCAAATGCCACAGGCAAGACTTGGTCATTAGCATCATGTGCCATTGCTACCATGAGTGTGCCCTTGTGTTTGCCTGTCAAGAATGTTCCATCTATAGACAAAATCGGACGAAAATGCTCAAAAGTTGCAATGCATGGGCCAAACGTACAAAAGACACGACGAAACACTCCTTCAATATCTTGGACATAGTGGTACATTCATGGGTTTCTATAGGACATCGCTCCCAACAACCTCGGTAGCATGTGGTATGCCTCTTCCCATCCATCGTACAACATTTTAAGAGCGACTTGCTTGGCCTTCTATGTCTTCCCATACTTGACCTTATATCCAAACTTATCTTCAACCCAACTCATCAACAACTTCACTTTAATGGTTGGATCCTCGGCTATATGTTTCTGGTATTTATAACCAATGAATTCCGAGGTTAGCTGACGGTGTGTCTTCCGTGCTTCTACGGTTGGTGATGTGCATTGGTGAGTGGATTTGCAACTTGTTATCTTCCACCAACCATATTTCATGATTCTTTCATTGACTTTTCATTTGCATCTTTCTACCTCACATTTCACGGTGTATCGCTTCTTGCAGTACGACTAAACAACTATGAAAGGCATGTGGTGTTTGACAGCATACTCACACAACCACATCTTTAATTCTAGCATGTGCTCGAACATCAAACCTTTCCTTAGGTAATACATCGAAATATCGTCGGGTGTACTACTTGGGAACTATCTAGCCtcaattgtcttgctcatgccatcATCGACAATAGCTTTATCTACAAGGCTAACATCACAAAACAAAGGAACTTTGTGATCCCTACCGATGATTTTTGTGTACCACTCTACTTATTTCTCAGTGAAGCCATCCTCGTCCAACTCATTCATCGGGCCTTCATCATCCGAGTCATCCACACAAGCACAATGATAGATAATGTCAGAATTCATGTCCTGATGCCTTACTTGAGCCTCTACGTCACCAACAATGTTGTATTGCCTCTCATACTCTTCCTCgaagtcatgatcatcatcattgatcGGTGCACTACCTTCGAACTCATATTTGGGAtactcattggcttccacttcaactttaTGCTTCACATCTTCTACCAAGGTTTGGTTCAAGTCAACTTTAAAGAGAGGAGCCTTGACAACCTTACTTGCAAACACTTCGAGTGACTTCACTGTCGATGATGCAACAACCTCCTTATATGCAACCCAATGCAAATTGGACCTCATAGGCATTCTCttcattcgacacttgtgtgtggatcctgttggggaacgtcgcatgggaaacaaaaaaaattcctacgcgcacgaagacctatcatggtgatgtccatctacgagaggggatgagtgatctacgtacccttgtagatcgtacagcagaagcgttagagaacgcggttgatgtagtggaacgtcctcacgtccctcgatccgccccgcgaataatcccgcgatcagtcccacgatctagtaccgaacggacggcacctccgcgttcagcacacgtacagctcgacgatgatctcggccttcttgatccagcaagagagacggagaggtagaagagttctccggctgcgtgacggctctccggaggttggtgatgatcttgtctcagcagggctccgcccgagctccgcagaaacgcgatctagaggaaaaactatggaggtatgtggtcgggcagccgtgagaaagtcgtctcaaatcagccctaattgctccatatatataggaggagggagggggaccttgccttggggtccaagggaccctcaaggggtcggccgagccaagggggggaggactcccccccccaaaccgagttggacttggtttggtgggaggagtccccttcccttcacacttcctccctctttttgttttcttttcctttgatttctttttcttggcgcataggcccccttggggctgtcccaccagcccactaagggctggtgtgtctccccaaagcctatgggcttccccggggtgggttgcccccccccccccggtgaactcccggaacccattcgtcattcccggcacattcccggtaactccgaaaaccttccggtaatcaaatgaggtcatcctatatatcaatcttcgtttccggaccattccggaaaccctcctgacgtccgtgatctcatccgggactccgaacaacattcggtaaccaaccatataactcaaatacgcataaaacaacgtcgaaccttaagtgtgcagaccctgcgggttcgagaactatgtagacatgacccgagagactcctctgtcaatatccaatagcgggacctggatgcccatattggatcctacatattctacgaagatcttatcgtttgaacctcggtgccaaggattcgtataatcccgtatgtcattccctttgtccttcggtatgttacttgcccgagattcgatcgtcagtatcctcatacctatttcaatctcgtttaccggcaagtctctttactcgttccgtaatacaagatcccgcaacttacactaagttacattgcttgcaaggcttgtgtgtgatgttgtattaccgagtgggccccgagatacctctccgtcatacggagtgacaaatcccagtcttgatccatactaactcaac
This genomic stretch from Hordeum vulgare subsp. vulgare chromosome 6H, MorexV3_pseudomolecules_assembly, whole genome shotgun sequence harbors:
- the LOC123404022 gene encoding phosphate transporter PHO1-2-like; its protein translation is MVKFSREYEASIIPEWKGAFVDYKCLKKLVKKIKVARREADDDSSAGGSSPETAALAAGVESVGYGAGFSMLDPVRALAARFGPRVQASTDDEESGDSRELVRSTDKHEREFLEKADEELEKVNTFYAAQEGELLGRGEALIDQLRILADVKRILADHAATRRARGSLLGRSRSMPPVAPPSPALSNSGRYLLSGLATPQSMSDGSVEQQQAQMTEGAAVADEVMAALERNGVSFVRLPGKKDAKKDGGNRRLQLPSTVRIDIPASNPGRAALKVWEELVNVLRKDGADPAAAFVHRKKVQHAEKNIRDAFMALYRGLELLKKFSSLNVKAFTKILKKFVKVSEQQRATELFSQEVKRSSFSTSDKVLQLSDEVESLFLKHFAGNDRMVAMKYLNPQQPKNTHMITFLVGLFTGTFVSLFIIYAILAHVSGIFASAGNTAYMEVVYHVFSMFALISLHCFLYGCNLFMWKSTRINQNFIFDFAPDTALTHRDAFLMSASIMCTVVAALVINLFLRNAGASYANAVPGGLIVLSAGLLFYPFNVFYRSTRYCFMRIMRNIIFSPFYKVLMADFFMADQLTSQIPLLRHMEFAACYFMAGSFRANPYENCTNSQQYKHLAYFISFLPYYWRAMQCLRRYIEEHDVNQLANAGKYVSAMVAAAVRFKYNVTPTPFWMWMVLISSAGATVYQLYWDFVKDWGFFTPKSKNLWLRDDLILKNKFTYYVSMMLNLVLRLAWTESVMKIRVSKNETRLLDFSLASMEIIRRGHWNFYRLENEHLNNVGKFRAVKTVPLPFRELETD